In Methanococcoides sp. LMO-2, a single window of DNA contains:
- a CDS encoding DMT family transporter: protein MEWIYLLIAGLFETGWAVGLKYSDGLTKFYPVVFTVATLILSMYLLERALRTLPVGTAYAVWTGIGIIGTTIVGIYLFNESMNMSRLFFIGLIAVGIGGLKMVSA from the coding sequence ATGGAATGGATATACTTACTAATCGCAGGATTGTTTGAAACCGGATGGGCAGTTGGATTGAAATACAGTGATGGTTTAACCAAGTTCTACCCGGTGGTGTTTACAGTTGCTACTTTGATCTTAAGCATGTATCTTTTGGAAAGAGCTTTGAGAACATTACCTGTCGGAACTGCATATGCAGTCTGGACAGGAATCGGTATCATCGGGACAACCATAGTTGGAATATATCTTTTCAATGAGTCAATGAATATGTCCAGGCTCTTCTTTATAGGCCTGATCGCCGTTGGTATCGGTGGCTTAAAAATGGTATCGGCCTGA
- the katG gene encoding catalase/peroxidase HPI has translation MNEDTKSLVMGSTARGGTSIRDWWPNQLNLNILHQHSSKSNPMGEEFDYAEEFNKLDLEALKKDLYTLMTDSQDWWPADYGNYGGLFIRMAWHSAGTYRMGDGRGGAGSGNQRFPPLNSWPDNVNLDKARRLLWPIKQKYGRKISWGDLMILAGNCALESMGFKTFGFAGGREDIWEPEEDIYWGSEEEWLATSDKPKSRYSGDRDLENPLAAVQMGLIYVNPEGPDGNPDPVASGHDVRETFARMAMNDEETVALVAGGHTFGKCHGAGDAAHVGPEPEAAPIEEQGLGWKSSFGSGKGGDTISSGIEGAWKPNPTQWDSGYLKVMFKYDWELVKSPAGANQWLAKDVDEEDMVVDAHDPSRKHRPMMTTADLSLKFDPIYEPIARRYLENPDEFADAFARAWFKLTHRDMGPRSRYLGPEVPEEELVWQDPVPAVDHELIDAQDIADIKSKILASGLSVSQLVSTAWASASTFRGSDKRGGANGARIRLSPQKDWEVNQPEQLATVLEILEGIQMEFNDAQSGGKKVSLADLIVLGGCTGIEQAAKNAGHDLTVPFMPGRTDASDEQTDVVSFGVLEPKADGFRNYQKTKYAVSAEKMLVDRAQLLTLTAPEMTVLIGGMRVLNANFGQSQHGVFTRQPETLTNDFFVNLLDMSTEWKATSDDVFEGYDRETGELKWTGTRVDLIFGSNSQLRALAEVYGCEDSQEKFMKDFVAVWNKVMNLDRFDLA, from the coding sequence ATGAATGAAGATACCAAGAGCCTGGTAATGGGATCTACTGCCCGTGGTGGCACGTCGATCCGGGACTGGTGGCCTAATCAGTTGAATCTTAACATTCTGCACCAGCATTCTTCTAAGTCCAATCCGATGGGGGAAGAGTTCGACTACGCTGAGGAATTCAATAAACTCGATCTGGAGGCTCTGAAAAAGGACCTTTATACGCTGATGACCGACTCGCAGGACTGGTGGCCGGCCGATTACGGTAACTACGGTGGTCTCTTCATCCGGATGGCATGGCACAGTGCAGGTACCTATCGCATGGGCGACGGTCGTGGGGGTGCTGGGTCCGGAAATCAGCGCTTTCCACCTCTAAACAGCTGGCCGGACAACGTGAACCTCGACAAGGCGCGTCGTTTGCTCTGGCCGATCAAACAGAAATACGGCAGAAAAATATCCTGGGGCGATCTGATGATCCTCGCCGGTAACTGTGCACTCGAGTCCATGGGATTCAAGACCTTCGGTTTCGCTGGAGGACGCGAGGATATTTGGGAGCCTGAAGAAGACATCTACTGGGGATCCGAAGAGGAGTGGCTGGCCACGAGCGACAAGCCCAAGAGCCGTTACAGTGGAGATCGGGATCTGGAAAACCCTCTGGCAGCCGTCCAGATGGGTTTGATCTACGTCAACCCGGAAGGACCGGATGGTAATCCAGATCCGGTAGCCTCCGGCCATGACGTTCGAGAGACCTTCGCGCGCATGGCTATGAACGATGAAGAAACCGTCGCGCTTGTCGCTGGTGGGCATACATTCGGCAAGTGCCATGGCGCCGGTGATGCAGCACATGTGGGACCCGAGCCAGAGGCTGCCCCTATCGAAGAGCAGGGTCTCGGATGGAAGAGCAGCTTCGGCAGTGGCAAGGGCGGCGACACGATCAGCAGTGGTATCGAGGGTGCCTGGAAGCCGAATCCAACTCAATGGGACTCGGGCTATCTTAAAGTGATGTTCAAATACGACTGGGAGCTTGTCAAGAGCCCGGCCGGCGCGAACCAGTGGCTGGCCAAGGACGTGGACGAAGAGGACATGGTCGTTGATGCCCATGATCCGTCCAGGAAGCACCGGCCGATGATGACCACGGCCGATCTATCGCTGAAGTTTGACCCTATCTATGAACCCATCGCCCGACGCTACCTGGAGAACCCGGATGAGTTCGCGGATGCTTTCGCACGCGCCTGGTTCAAGCTAACCCACCGCGACATGGGCCCCCGCTCCCGCTATCTCGGCCCGGAGGTCCCGGAAGAGGAACTGGTCTGGCAGGATCCGGTTCCCGCAGTGGATCATGAGCTGATCGACGCACAGGATATCGCAGATATCAAGAGCAAGATCCTTGCCTCGGGACTGTCTGTCTCTCAACTGGTATCGACCGCCTGGGCATCAGCGTCCACGTTCCGTGGCTCCGACAAACGTGGCGGGGCAAACGGGGCACGCATCCGTCTCTCACCGCAAAAAGATTGGGAAGTCAACCAGCCTGAACAACTTGCTACTGTGCTTGAGATCCTTGAGGGAATCCAAATGGAGTTCAACGACGCTCAGTCAGGCGGGAAGAAGGTTTCGCTTGCCGACTTGATCGTTCTGGGTGGATGCACAGGTATCGAGCAAGCGGCAAAGAATGCGGGTCACGATTTGACCGTTCCATTCATGCCGGGACGCACAGATGCTTCTGATGAGCAAACCGACGTTGTGTCATTTGGTGTACTCGAGCCCAAAGCAGACGGGTTCCGCAACTACCAGAAAACCAAGTACGCTGTATCGGCAGAGAAAATGCTGGTCGATCGGGCGCAACTGCTGACACTGACCGCTCCTGAGATGACGGTTCTTATAGGCGGTATGCGCGTCTTGAATGCCAACTTTGGGCAGTCCCAACACGGTGTTTTCACCAGGCAGCCGGAGACGCTCACCAATGACTTCTTCGTGAATCTGCTTGACATGAGCACGGAGTGGAAGGCAACTTCCGACGATGTTTTCGAAGGCTATGATCGCGAAACAGGCGAGCTCAAGTGGACCGGTACCCGAGTCGACCTCATCTTCGGTTCGAACTCCCAACTCCGGGCTCTGGCGGAAGTCTACGGATGTGAGGACTCACAGGAGAAGTTTATGAAAGACTTTGTAGCGGTGTGGAACAAGGTAATGAACCTTGATCGCTTCGATCTCGCCTGA
- a CDS encoding DUF1638 domain-containing protein produces MPVLSLLSCKILQDEIVWLLGNDSQITNIVIVANENISEFTEKLDEQHTSYEITPIEKITKALENVDKNEFVVVVNILELGLHEVPKELKSQVYQNIEKMTPFSKGILIFYGLCGNVLGNVEEDFCLEKDDCIVRILRDDERIVDDCIAATVGGCANYLKLLKEHSKEPAFFFTPMYASSWRELLAPERYHSDPEEAMKMAKMVNDCGGYSRVAKVKTGLTYVKDIDKKIEEYAELFGYSIFEICGSQELFEKCYRSIKDEIS; encoded by the coding sequence ATGCCTGTATTAAGCCTGTTAAGTTGCAAGATACTTCAAGACGAGATCGTATGGCTTTTGGGTAATGATTCCCAGATCACAAATATTGTGATAGTAGCAAATGAAAATATTTCCGAATTTACAGAAAAGCTTGATGAGCAGCATACCTCTTATGAGATCACACCAATTGAAAAGATCACGAAGGCTCTTGAAAACGTGGATAAAAATGAATTTGTGGTTGTTGTTAACATTCTGGAACTTGGACTCCACGAGGTACCAAAAGAACTGAAATCCCAGGTCTACCAGAACATAGAGAAAATGACACCTTTTTCTAAGGGAATACTCATCTTTTACGGTCTTTGCGGTAATGTTCTTGGTAACGTAGAAGAAGATTTCTGCCTGGAAAAAGACGACTGCATCGTACGAATACTCCGGGATGATGAGAGGATTGTGGACGACTGCATTGCAGCAACGGTAGGTGGCTGTGCAAACTATCTGAAGTTGCTCAAAGAGCACAGCAAAGAACCTGCTTTCTTCTTTACACCCATGTATGCAAGTTCATGGAGAGAACTCTTAGCACCGGAAAGATATCATTCAGATCCTGAAGAAGCAATGAAGATGGCAAAGATGGTAAACGACTGTGGCGGATACTCAAGAGTTGCAAAGGTCAAGACTGGCCTTACTTATGTAAAAGATATCGACAAAAAAATCGAAGAATATGCAGAGCTATTTGGATATAGCATTTTCGAGATATGTGGCAGCCAGGAACTCTTTGAGAAATGCTATCGTTCGATAAAGGATGAAATCAGCTGA
- a CDS encoding DUF3303 domain-containing protein, which produces MLFMDIITWEPKDNDEVTRRYSEWSWPDSVEVISEWTDLSTCRYVAVVDIKDSESYAIAALPWKDICHIETVPVMETSKLMAMMSEYV; this is translated from the coding sequence ATGTTATTTATGGACATAATAACATGGGAACCTAAAGATAACGATGAAGTAACAAGAAGATACAGCGAATGGAGCTGGCCTGATAGCGTGGAAGTTATCAGTGAATGGACCGATCTTTCAACCTGCAGATATGTTGCTGTGGTAGACATAAAGGATTCTGAAAGTTATGCTATTGCAGCGCTTCCATGGAAGGATATTTGCCATATCGAGACAGTTCCTGTTATGGAAACGTCAAAATTAATGGCAATGATGTCCGAATATGTGTGA
- a CDS encoding YihY/virulence factor BrkB family protein encodes MDKFRDVALQTIKKWNSDDGVSFSAALSFYLIISLPSLLLFSLSLGGMFLKVERLQATIIGYISPFANAEIINSLNLLFQQLPETSSLTFGLVSSFLLFLWSAGNIFLHFQKTVNNMWGVQDYRKGWAERLFRKRMSSFIAVFIFSVLLVLSILTEIFLVVISKVITTILPFSLDLVQYASSVANFCVLTVLFVYLYTTLPEKKLGLRYIMTGSFLTVLFVTIGKYLFSLYLSYSNLTTVYTQIGAFIAVFLWIYYSSIIVTLMAEFIKVYSDIDE; translated from the coding sequence ATGGATAAATTCAGGGACGTAGCACTACAAACCATTAAAAAATGGAATTCAGATGATGGTGTATCATTCAGTGCAGCTCTGTCATTCTATCTGATAATAAGTCTTCCATCCCTTCTTCTTTTCTCATTATCCCTTGGGGGAATGTTCCTGAAAGTGGAACGCCTTCAAGCAACCATCATAGGGTATATATCCCCTTTTGCCAATGCAGAGATCATAAACTCATTGAACCTGCTTTTTCAGCAGTTACCCGAAACTAGTTCACTGACCTTTGGACTTGTTAGCAGTTTCCTGCTTTTCCTATGGAGTGCCGGCAATATCTTCCTGCATTTTCAGAAGACGGTTAACAACATGTGGGGAGTTCAGGATTACAGGAAGGGCTGGGCAGAAAGGCTCTTCAGGAAAAGGATGTCCTCATTTATTGCTGTATTTATATTCAGCGTGCTTCTGGTCCTGAGCATTCTTACAGAGATATTCCTTGTGGTCATATCAAAGGTAATTACAACAATTCTGCCATTTTCACTGGATCTTGTCCAGTATGCTTCTTCTGTGGCAAACTTCTGCGTGCTCACTGTGCTTTTCGTTTATCTTTATACGACACTTCCGGAAAAGAAGCTCGGTCTCAGGTATATAATGACAGGTTCATTCCTGACCGTTCTTTTTGTCACCATTGGCAAATATCTTTTCAGCCTGTATCTCTCATATAGCAACCTTACGACCGTCTATACTCAGATTGGTGCTTTTATAGCTGTTTTTTTGTGGATCTATTATTCTTCCATAATCGTTACATTGATGGCTGAGTTCATCAAGGTTTATTCTGATATTGATGAGTAA